AAGCACAATTCGCTGGCTACTTTGTGGCGCAGGATAAAGGATATTACGAGGAAGAAGGATTGAAGGTTGAGATCATGCCCGGTGGGCCGGATATCGTTCCGGAACAGCAAGTGGCAGGTGGCTCCGCGGATATCGGTGTTGGCTGGGTAGCCAGCTTGCTTCCGAGTCTTGAGCAGGGAATGCCGCTGGTGCAAATCGCTCAGGTCTATCAAAAGAGCGGCTTGGTCCTGGTCTCCAAAAAATCTGCAGGAATTAACTCGCCAGCCGATCTTAAGGGCAAAAAGGTCGGAAACTGGATGGGTGGCAACGAATTTGAACTGTTAGCTCTATTTGATAAATATAAGTTTGATCCGAACAAGGATCTAAGCTTTACGAAGCAAGGTTTTACGATGGATCAGTTCTTAGGCGACCAAATCGATGCGGCCTCGGCGATGACTTATAACGAGTATCAGGTTGTACTGGAGTCAGGCATTAAAGCGGAGGATCTAAATGTCATCGATATGAACGCAGAAGGTGTAGCGATGCTTGAGGATAACTTGTTCGCCAATAAGGAATGGCTTGCAGAGAACAAGGAGATTGCGGCGAAGTTTCTTCGTGCCTCTTTAAAAGGCTGGAAAGACGCCATTGCCGATCCTGCGGCTGCAGTGGACAGTGTAATGAAGCAAGCGGAAGACGGCAGTACAACGAAGGAGCATCAATTGACGATGATGACCGAGGTTGCCAAGTTGATTCTGCCTGAGGGCTTTGAT
This window of the Paenibacillus sp. FSL R10-2734 genome carries:
- a CDS encoding ABC transporter substrate-binding protein encodes the protein MNGKKRKFRGGLLAVVMMLVVSLMAGCGGNNNSAAEATAGPETTAAPEASATTEPAADPVTVKLQLKWVPQAQFAGYFVAQDKGYYEEEGLKVEIMPGGPDIVPEQQVAGGSADIGVGWVASLLPSLEQGMPLVQIAQVYQKSGLVLVSKKSAGINSPADLKGKKVGNWMGGNEFELLALFDKYKFDPNKDLSFTKQGFTMDQFLGDQIDAASAMTYNEYQVVLESGIKAEDLNVIDMNAEGVAMLEDNLFANKEWLAENKEIAAKFLRASLKGWKDAIADPAAAVDSVMKQAEDGSTTKEHQLTMMTEVAKLILPEGFDSAKMGYTDAAAFQQTADISQKFGVIKEPAKVDEAYTNEIVEMAAK